One window of the Janthinobacterium sp. PAMC25594 genome contains the following:
- a CDS encoding bifunctional diguanylate cyclase/phosphodiesterase has product MAASNDLAHWRGQVFDRLLQVVLLLGCVTAIPSALLAASEAIWSIVALDLLAIGWIDVIWHLRAMPYRWRVWQFLIVAYLVGVGLLLKIGPVSQIYMMLMPVLAALLLGMRPALSTLALTSLTIFFLGLHPDVALHLPGTPDSPVLRALIVALNFLFIAAVLTLSCAFLLRHLEDSSQTLSQLNAELRLTATALARLNDMVMIAEVLDGPPGPGAGTVSATRIIFVNDAFRRSSGYARAEVLGRSLLFQQGPATDAGELARIAAAMASAQPARAELLNYNKAGKAYWVEAELVPFTDADGRQTHWVAVEREIDERKRSEADIHRLAFYDVLTGLPNRRLLMDRIAHLLAAAPRDQSISALMFIDLDHFKHINDARGHATGDALLRLAGERLAQLMRKADTVARIGGDEFVVLLAHLADDLHGAAHAAAQVAEKIRTAIARDFDIEGQSYHCSASIGVTLLPKAGQQAHDLLREADIAMYRAKAEGRNGIAFFEAVMQADVERRLTLERALARALDMGQLCMHVQPQVDRDGRVTGAEMLMRWPQPDGSFIAPGIFIPIAEESGLIVRLGHWALREACRAARVLAQAGQPVALSVNVSPAQFRQPDFSSRVQAALAEHGTPAAALILELTEGLLIDQRDASLARMRELATLGIRFSIDDFGTGYSSLAYLTSMPLYELKIDKRFIDDTPRDTAIVQAILAMARHLGLRVVAEGVETQEQADFLVAHDCDGLQGYLYARPMPLADFLAWLARQQA; this is encoded by the coding sequence GTGGCGGCGTCGAACGATCTCGCGCACTGGCGCGGCCAGGTCTTTGACCGCCTGCTGCAGGTGGTGCTGCTGCTTGGCTGCGTGACGGCCATTCCCAGCGCGTTGCTGGCCGCGAGCGAAGCCATCTGGTCCATCGTCGCCCTCGACTTGCTGGCCATCGGCTGGATCGACGTCATCTGGCATCTGCGCGCCATGCCCTACCGCTGGCGCGTGTGGCAATTCCTCATCGTCGCCTACCTGGTAGGCGTGGGCCTGCTGCTGAAAATCGGCCCCGTCAGCCAGATCTACATGATGCTCATGCCCGTGCTGGCGGCGCTGCTGCTGGGCATGCGGCCAGCCTTGTCGACCCTGGCCCTGACCTCGCTGACCATCTTTTTCCTCGGCCTGCACCCGGACGTCGCCCTGCACCTGCCGGGCACGCCCGATTCTCCCGTGCTGCGCGCACTGATCGTGGCCCTGAACTTCCTGTTTATCGCCGCCGTGCTGACCCTGTCCTGCGCCTTTCTGCTGCGCCACCTGGAAGACAGCAGCCAGACCCTGTCGCAGCTCAACGCCGAGCTGCGCCTGACGGCCACGGCGCTGGCCCGCCTGAACGACATGGTGATGATCGCCGAAGTGCTGGACGGCCCGCCCGGCCCCGGCGCCGGCACGGTATCGGCCACGCGCATCATCTTCGTCAACGACGCCTTCAGGCGCAGCAGCGGCTATGCGCGCGCCGAGGTGCTGGGCCGCAGCCTGCTGTTCCAGCAAGGCCCCGCCACCGATGCGGGCGAACTGGCGCGCATCGCCGCCGCCATGGCCAGCGCCCAGCCGGCCAGGGCGGAATTGCTGAACTACAACAAGGCCGGCAAGGCGTACTGGGTCGAAGCGGAACTGGTACCGTTTACAGATGCGGACGGCAGGCAGACGCACTGGGTGGCTGTCGAACGCGAAATCGACGAGCGCAAGCGATCGGAAGCGGACATCCACCGCCTGGCCTTCTACGACGTGCTGACGGGCTTGCCCAACCGGCGCCTGCTGATGGACCGCATCGCCCATTTGCTGGCCGCCGCGCCGCGCGACCAGTCCATCAGCGCGCTGATGTTCATCGACCTCGACCACTTCAAGCACATCAATGACGCGCGCGGCCATGCCACGGGCGACGCGCTGCTGCGCCTGGCGGGAGAACGGCTGGCGCAGCTGATGCGCAAGGCCGACACGGTGGCGCGCATCGGCGGCGACGAATTCGTCGTGCTGCTGGCGCACCTGGCCGATGATTTGCACGGCGCGGCCCATGCGGCGGCCCAGGTGGCCGAGAAAATCCGCACCGCCATCGCGCGCGACTTCGATATCGAGGGGCAGTCGTATCATTGCAGCGCCAGCATCGGCGTGACCCTGCTGCCGAAAGCGGGCCAGCAGGCGCACGACCTGCTGCGCGAAGCCGATATCGCCATGTACCGCGCCAAGGCGGAAGGGCGCAACGGCATCGCCTTCTTTGAAGCGGTCATGCAAGCGGACGTGGAGCGCCGCCTGACGCTGGAACGGGCGCTGGCGCGCGCCCTCGACATGGGCCAATTGTGCATGCACGTGCAGCCCCAGGTCGACCGCGATGGACGGGTCACGGGCGCCGAAATGCTGATGCGCTGGCCGCAGCCGGACGGCAGCTTTATCGCACCGGGCATCTTCATCCCCATCGCCGAGGAATCGGGACTGATCGTCAGGCTGGGGCACTGGGCCCTGCGCGAAGCGTGCCGCGCCGCCAGGGTGCTGGCGCAGGCGGGACAGCCCGTCGCCCTGTCCGTGAATGTGAGTCCGGCCCAGTTTCGCCAGCCCGATTTTTCCTCCCGCGTGCAGGCGGCGCTGGCCGAACACGGCACGCCGGCCGCCGCCCTGATCCTGGAACTGACGGAAGGCTTGCTGATCGACCAGCGCGACGCCTCGCTGGCGCGCATGCGCGAACTGGCAACCCTGGGCATCCGCTTTTCCATCGATGATTTCGGCACCGGCTATTCCAGCCTCGCCTACCTGACCTCGATGCCGCTGTACGAACTCAAAATCGACAAACGCTTCATCGACGACACGCCGCGCGACACGGCCATCGTGCAGGCGATCCTGGCCATGGCGCGCCACCTGGGCTTGCGCGTGGTGGCCGAAGGCGTGGAAACGCAGGAGCAGGCCGACTTCCTCGTCGCCCACGATTGCGACGGCTTGCAGGGTTACCTGTATGCGCGGCCGATGCCGCTAGCCGACTTTCTCGCCTGGCTGGCCCGGCAGCAAGCTTAG
- a CDS encoding S9 family peptidase — protein sequence MRLVLPLLPLLLPLLLSLLPTAHAAPPSTTAPTPITLDQAMADPDWIGTPVEAAWWGWNGQLYYKQKRLGSPLRNTYQLPGANAKLNSGKKVDDAQLANLDGQQMVVNRAGTRAILLRNGDLFERDLKNGALTQITRGVPAISDPQYSNDGGAVQYRSGTDWFSWSRVDRLSAPVALLRAAKDPDAKPEADALRELQLRLIVNLARQKEDRDTSRERRHAERRLDSTRAPEPIYLGEKVTISGSALSPDGRWLLFVTQDKAAEKGKLGKLARYVTETGYPEADDERTRVGRNMPIAQSLKLADLRTGQVRDIAFDSLPGIAVDPLALLRAEQKLPPLKGNRAVRIDAQRDGIAWTDDGSKVAVRVRAIDNKDGWLANVDLANGALLPVHRISDAAWVNRRAEEFGWLPDNATLWYLSEESGYAHLYTKTGAAPARALTSGQWEVSAVEWSRDGKNAYFMCNRQAPGTYEVCASTAKEGGAREVTNLKGVENFGLSPDNGKLLLRYSTSYMPAQLATISVAGGKENILTDTRSDAFKARNWVMPELVQVPSTHGAAPIWAKLYRPATLEAGKQYPIVMFAHGAGYLQNVTQRYPVYFREQMFHNLLVEQGYIVLDVDYRASLGYGSAWRTAIYRQMGHPELEDFIDGANWLAAQHQGDIKNVGIYGGSYGGFMSLMALMRAPEIFKSGAALRPVTDWTTYNHEYTANILNTPDVDPQAYKISSPIEYADKLTGNLLIAHGMIDDNVFYQDSVRLSQRLIELKKDNWEMASYPMERHGFVQPEAWYDEYRRIYQLFQRTLK from the coding sequence ATGCGTCTGGTTCTTCCCCTGCTGCCGCTCCTGCTGCCGCTGCTGCTCTCTCTGCTGCCCACCGCGCATGCAGCCCCGCCCTCCACCACCGCACCCACGCCCATCACCCTGGACCAGGCCATGGCCGATCCCGACTGGATCGGCACGCCCGTCGAAGCGGCATGGTGGGGCTGGAACGGCCAGCTCTACTACAAGCAAAAGCGCCTCGGCTCGCCCCTGCGCAACACCTATCAATTGCCTGGCGCGAACGCCAAGCTCAATAGCGGCAAGAAGGTCGACGACGCGCAATTGGCCAACCTCGATGGCCAGCAGATGGTCGTCAACCGGGCCGGCACGCGCGCCATCCTGCTGCGCAATGGCGACTTGTTCGAGCGCGACCTGAAAAACGGCGCCTTGACGCAAATCACGCGCGGCGTCCCGGCCATCAGCGACCCGCAATACTCAAACGACGGCGGCGCCGTGCAATACCGTAGCGGCACCGACTGGTTCAGCTGGAGCCGCGTGGACCGCCTGAGCGCGCCCGTCGCCCTGCTGCGCGCGGCCAAGGACCCGGACGCCAAGCCGGAAGCGGACGCCCTGCGCGAATTGCAGCTGCGCCTGATCGTCAACCTGGCGCGCCAGAAGGAAGACCGCGATACGAGCCGCGAACGCCGCCACGCAGAGCGCCGCCTGGACAGCACGCGCGCACCGGAACCGATCTACCTGGGCGAGAAAGTCACGATTTCCGGCAGCGCCCTGTCGCCGGACGGCCGCTGGCTGCTGTTCGTTACGCAAGACAAGGCCGCCGAAAAGGGCAAGCTGGGCAAACTGGCCCGCTACGTGACGGAAACGGGCTACCCGGAAGCGGACGACGAGCGCACGCGCGTGGGCCGCAACATGCCGATTGCGCAAAGCCTGAAGCTGGCCGACCTGCGCACGGGCCAGGTACGTGACATCGCTTTCGACAGCCTGCCCGGCATCGCGGTCGATCCGCTGGCGCTTCTGCGCGCCGAGCAAAAACTGCCGCCGTTGAAAGGCAACCGCGCCGTGCGCATCGACGCCCAGCGCGACGGCATCGCCTGGACCGACGACGGTTCCAAGGTGGCCGTGCGCGTGCGCGCCATCGACAACAAGGACGGCTGGCTCGCCAACGTCGACCTGGCCAACGGCGCCTTGCTGCCCGTGCACCGCATCAGCGACGCGGCCTGGGTCAACCGCCGCGCCGAGGAATTCGGCTGGCTGCCCGACAATGCCACCCTGTGGTATCTGTCCGAGGAAAGCGGCTACGCCCACCTGTACACGAAAACGGGCGCGGCTCCGGCGCGCGCCTTGACCAGCGGCCAGTGGGAAGTGAGCGCCGTCGAATGGAGCCGCGACGGCAAGAATGCGTATTTCATGTGCAACCGGCAGGCGCCGGGTACGTATGAAGTGTGCGCCAGCACTGCCAAAGAGGGCGGCGCGCGCGAAGTGACGAACTTGAAAGGCGTGGAAAACTTCGGCCTGTCGCCCGATAACGGCAAGCTGCTGCTGCGCTATTCCACCAGCTATATGCCGGCCCAGCTGGCGACGATTTCCGTTGCAGGCGGCAAGGAAAATATCCTGACGGATACGCGCAGCGACGCCTTCAAGGCGCGCAACTGGGTCATGCCGGAGCTGGTGCAAGTGCCGTCCACGCATGGCGCGGCACCGATCTGGGCCAAGCTGTACCGGCCCGCAACACTGGAAGCAGGAAAACAGTATCCGATCGTCATGTTCGCGCACGGCGCCGGCTACCTGCAGAATGTCACGCAGCGTTACCCCGTCTACTTCCGCGAACAGATGTTCCACAACCTGCTGGTGGAGCAGGGCTATATCGTGCTCGACGTCGACTACCGCGCCTCGCTCGGCTACGGCAGCGCCTGGCGCACGGCCATCTACCGCCAGATGGGCCACCCGGAACTGGAAGATTTTATTGACGGCGCCAACTGGCTGGCAGCGCAACACCAGGGCGACATCAAGAACGTGGGCATCTATGGCGGCAGTTATGGCGGCTTCATGAGCCTGATGGCCCTGATGCGCGCCCCGGAAATCTTCAAGTCCGGCGCCGCGCTGCGTCCCGTGACGGACTGGACCACCTACAACCACGAATACACGGCGAACATTCTGAACACGCCGGACGTCGATCCGCAGGCGTATAAAATCTCGTCGCCGATCGAATACGCGGATAAGCTGACGGGCAACCTGCTGATCGCCCATGGCATGATCGACGATAACGTGTTTTACCAGGATTCCGTGCGCCTGTCGCAACGCTTGATCGAGCTCAAAAAGGATAACTGGGAAATGGCCAGCTACCCGATGGAGCGCCACGGCTTCGTGCAGCCGGAAGCGTGGTATGACGAGTACCGGCGGATTTATCAGTTGTTCCAAAGAACCTTGAAGTAA
- a CDS encoding cytochrome-c peroxidase produces MRRTLSPFLFITSLAFGGVLHAAEKEPIQPITAAKVTNPAMVELGKKLFFDPRLSRSGFISCNSCHNLSMGGTDNIKTSIGHNWQRGPINSPTVLNASMNVAQFWDGRAKDLQEQAGGPIANPGEMAFTHALAIDVLASIPAYRAEFRQVFGQDKLTIEQVTRAIAAFEEVLVTPGSRFDQWLMGKKSALTKDELAGYQLFKSSGCIACHNGPAVGGNTFQKMGVVEPYKTAMTAQGRSAVTGKDADRFNFKVPTLRNVELTYPYFHDGEAATLTQAVDVMGRLQLGRTFTPDENGKLVAFLKTLTGKQPQLVLPILPPSSDTTPRPVPFD; encoded by the coding sequence ATGCGCCGCACCCTCTCACCCTTCCTCTTCATCACCAGCCTGGCCTTCGGCGGCGTGCTGCACGCCGCTGAAAAGGAGCCGATCCAGCCCATCACTGCCGCCAAGGTGACCAATCCGGCGATGGTCGAGCTGGGCAAGAAACTGTTTTTCGACCCGCGCCTGTCGCGTTCGGGCTTTATTTCCTGCAATAGCTGCCATAACCTGAGCATGGGCGGCACGGACAACATCAAGACCTCGATCGGCCACAACTGGCAGCGCGGGCCCATCAATTCACCCACGGTGCTCAATGCCAGCATGAACGTGGCGCAATTCTGGGATGGCCGCGCCAAGGATTTGCAGGAGCAGGCGGGTGGTCCCATCGCCAATCCCGGCGAGATGGCTTTTACGCACGCGCTGGCCATCGACGTGCTGGCCTCGATTCCCGCCTACCGCGCGGAATTTCGGCAAGTGTTCGGCCAGGATAAATTGACCATCGAGCAAGTCACGCGCGCCATCGCCGCCTTCGAGGAAGTGCTGGTGACCCCCGGTTCGCGCTTCGACCAATGGCTGATGGGCAAGAAAAGCGCGCTGACGAAAGACGAGCTGGCCGGCTATCAGCTGTTCAAATCGAGCGGCTGCATCGCCTGCCATAACGGTCCCGCCGTGGGCGGCAATACTTTCCAGAAGATGGGCGTGGTGGAACCGTACAAAACGGCGATGACGGCGCAAGGGCGCTCGGCCGTGACGGGCAAGGATGCCGACCGTTTCAACTTCAAGGTGCCGACCCTGCGCAACGTGGAATTGACGTACCCCTATTTCCACGATGGCGAAGCGGCGACCCTGACGCAAGCCGTCGACGTGATGGGCCGCTTGCAACTAGGCCGCACCTTTACGCCCGATGAAAATGGCAAGCTGGTCGCCTTCCTGAAAACCCTGACGGGCAAGCAGCCGCAGCTCGTGCTGCCGATCCTGCCGCCATCGTCGGACACGACACCGCGGCCCGTGCCGTTTGACTGA
- a CDS encoding SEL1-like repeat protein yields the protein MKFYFLTCLLTLALAAEAAISSPTLDEVNTAYEAKDYPASLTGYAKLAEDGNAVAQNKLGEMYANGVGTSKDEQRAVSWYRKAAEQGLANAQQNLAVMYGKGKGVPQDWQQALAWNRKAAEQGYALAQFVMGVMYEFGHGVSKEPAQAISWYRRAADNGFARAQYRMGTAATDGWGMHEDAQQAVTWYRKAAEQGHANAQLELGLAFASGDGVPKDEQQAVSWYRKAAAQGSARGQFSLALAYVNGTGGPRDEEEASTWYRKAAEQGYVDAQYNLGVLYASSRGPIKDEKQAVKWYRRAADQGDAGAQYNLSLMYLYGRGVPQDIQQAYFWCLLSSFRGHKAATLSKLLASFDSNETDAAHEKMFAKVKAWVPRTE from the coding sequence ATGAAATTCTATTTTTTGACATGCCTGTTGACGCTCGCACTTGCTGCCGAAGCCGCTATTTCGTCCCCGACATTAGACGAAGTCAACACGGCATATGAGGCGAAAGATTACCCTGCGTCTTTAACGGGCTACGCGAAACTTGCTGAGGATGGTAATGCGGTGGCACAGAACAAGTTGGGCGAGATGTACGCCAATGGCGTGGGTACTTCAAAAGATGAGCAACGGGCGGTTTCATGGTATCGAAAAGCTGCGGAGCAGGGCTTGGCCAATGCGCAGCAGAACCTGGCCGTAATGTACGGCAAAGGAAAGGGAGTCCCCCAGGATTGGCAGCAGGCTCTGGCTTGGAATCGCAAGGCGGCGGAGCAGGGCTACGCTCTCGCACAGTTTGTCATGGGAGTGATGTACGAATTCGGACATGGCGTTTCCAAGGAACCAGCGCAAGCTATCAGTTGGTATCGCAGAGCCGCCGATAATGGGTTTGCTCGCGCTCAATATCGTATGGGAACGGCAGCGACAGACGGGTGGGGCATGCATGAGGACGCACAGCAGGCGGTGACCTGGTATCGCAAGGCTGCTGAACAAGGGCATGCCAACGCACAGCTTGAATTGGGCTTGGCGTTCGCCAGTGGGGATGGTGTCCCGAAAGACGAGCAGCAAGCTGTGAGTTGGTATCGAAAAGCGGCGGCGCAGGGGAGTGCGCGTGGACAGTTCAGTTTGGCATTGGCTTATGTCAACGGTACAGGGGGGCCGCGTGACGAAGAGGAAGCCTCGACCTGGTATCGGAAGGCTGCGGAGCAAGGCTACGTCGACGCGCAATACAATCTGGGTGTGCTGTATGCCAGCAGTCGCGGGCCTATCAAGGATGAGAAGCAAGCGGTCAAATGGTATCGGCGAGCGGCGGATCAAGGCGATGCCGGTGCGCAGTACAATTTGAGCTTGATGTACCTTTACGGCAGAGGCGTCCCGCAGGATATTCAGCAAGCTTATTTCTGGTGCCTGTTATCTAGCTTCAGAGGCCATAAAGCCGCAACCCTATCCAAGCTACTTGCTTCCTTTGACAGCAATGAGACAGATGCGGCGCATGAAAAAATGTTTGCAAAGGTTAAGGCATGGGTGCCACGCACTGAATAG
- a CDS encoding collagen-like protein: protein MKTTLILLALASTLALTACQREAPPAPTVVQVVPGPAGAPGPAGATGAKGAEAPAGATGATGATGQTGDSGAAGYDGAKGATGATGAQGNDGTKGDDGAKGKTGDTVIVVPQR from the coding sequence ATGAAAACTACCCTGATATTGCTCGCGCTCGCCTCTACCCTCGCCCTGACCGCTTGCCAGCGCGAAGCGCCACCCGCGCCGACCGTCGTGCAAGTCGTTCCCGGCCCTGCCGGCGCGCCTGGTCCTGCCGGCGCTACCGGTGCCAAGGGCGCTGAAGCCCCTGCCGGTGCGACGGGTGCCACCGGCGCCACGGGCCAGACCGGCGACAGCGGTGCCGCCGGATACGATGGCGCGAAGGGCGCTACCGGCGCTACTGGCGCACAAGGCAACGATGGCACCAAGGGCGACGACGGCGCCAAGGGCAAAACGGGCGACACGGTGATTGTCGTTCCACAACGCTAA